The proteins below come from a single Zhouia spongiae genomic window:
- a CDS encoding endonuclease/exonuclease/phosphatase family protein, with protein MIKNNVYWLLLIAFSASGILNAQEKITVMSYNVRYDEAVFNEGKLKENDWVNRKDAQIKLLAYFNPDIIGMQEPFLHQVKYFEHHLSKYDWIGNGREDGKVKGEYNPVFYNRERFELIESGTFWLSETPCQISKSWDAGYTRICTWGLFESRETQDQFYVFNTHFDSTGANARYHSAQLINKKVKEFTNGKPVIITGDFNFNPESSAYEQLTSNGLSDSRIVSKSIPYGPKATFNAFQYHEIPKERIDYVFVGNNIEVLSYSVLNNSYNLKFPSDHFPVLIKVQL; from the coding sequence ATGATCAAAAATAATGTTTATTGGCTTTTGTTGATAGCATTTTCAGCCTCTGGAATTTTAAATGCCCAGGAGAAAATAACTGTAATGAGTTATAATGTAAGATATGATGAGGCTGTATTTAATGAAGGGAAATTAAAGGAAAACGACTGGGTAAACCGTAAAGATGCCCAGATAAAATTATTAGCTTATTTTAATCCTGATATTATAGGGATGCAAGAGCCTTTTTTACATCAGGTTAAGTACTTTGAACATCATTTATCTAAATATGATTGGATAGGCAACGGACGTGAAGATGGTAAAGTGAAAGGGGAATACAATCCTGTATTTTACAATAGAGAACGCTTTGAATTAATAGAAAGCGGTACGTTTTGGCTTTCTGAAACTCCCTGTCAAATCAGTAAATCTTGGGATGCCGGTTACACAAGAATATGTACATGGGGATTATTTGAGTCAAGGGAAACTCAAGACCAATTCTATGTGTTCAATACACATTTTGATAGTACAGGTGCTAATGCCCGATACCATAGTGCTCAATTAATAAATAAAAAGGTTAAAGAATTTACAAACGGCAAGCCTGTAATAATAACCGGCGACTTTAATTTTAATCCGGAGAGTTCTGCCTATGAGCAACTAACCTCTAATGGATTATCTGATTCAAGAATTGTCAGTAAGAGTATCCCTTATGGGCCTAAAGCAACTTTTAATGCATTTCAATACCATGAAATACCAAAGGAACGAATAGATTATGTTTTTGTCGGAAACAACATTGAGGTATTGTCATATTCGGTATTGAATAATAGTTATAATTTAAAATTCCCATCAGATCATTTTCCTGTATTGATAAAGGTTCAATTATAA